One genomic window of Candidatus Eisenbacteria bacterium includes the following:
- a CDS encoding HEAT repeat domain-containing protein: MKVGTRPDRHGHERERTVSDATLKAAAWWVAQFARTLKTCRLYEAGNPTVLKFRNELSTAASRLVLDHGALTLRFESADVTLDGESLHPARSRDDNLAYPFHRDGVRGLTFNPGVDADDVNALVDAVLAATGPNLDDGDLVTLLWESNLRHIEVDYIPAEGDVGESDGEGGGAGSSSGAGPGSGPLLPWPTVSSSEPAPSADEAQAAKVEGRAEDWQLGDTTVEVEASYVELDAMAAVEVERFRAEYEREHQVPEVTAAVAIAAACRRANANEHDRTEIGQFIPRVLRAALGAGAWADARGSLRELRDETLANWSEETLLQELMQPVSIQRTVEKLDAQGDAALAEFVALAQELGDAGVDWLTLVLSESQERATRLALAQSLASRCRENPERLAPWLTDGRWYVVRNIVHILGWIGGRDVVNLLGTALRHPDARVREQAIGALTNLELALARPLLVKALERAPTTLFCQILHQLSGERDPATARFVFAFLQQEKFATRPAEERRAIYAALASVGGDEVASDLEAELQRANWFDKQIEIHRHNVARCLARIGTPRALAALERGAQSKQATVRQAAQSALAWLRGAA, encoded by the coding sequence ATGAAGGTCGGCACGCGCCCGGATCGGCACGGGCACGAGCGCGAACGCACCGTTTCGGACGCGACCCTCAAGGCGGCCGCCTGGTGGGTGGCGCAGTTCGCGCGCACCCTGAAGACCTGCCGGCTCTATGAAGCCGGCAACCCGACCGTGCTCAAGTTCCGCAACGAGCTGTCCACCGCGGCCTCGCGCCTGGTGCTGGATCACGGGGCGCTGACCCTGCGCTTCGAGTCGGCCGACGTGACGCTCGACGGCGAGTCGCTGCACCCGGCCCGCTCGCGCGACGACAACCTCGCGTACCCGTTCCATCGCGACGGCGTGCGCGGGCTGACGTTCAACCCCGGCGTGGACGCGGACGACGTCAACGCGCTCGTGGACGCGGTGCTCGCCGCGACCGGTCCGAACCTCGACGATGGCGACCTCGTGACGCTGCTGTGGGAGTCGAACCTCCGGCACATCGAGGTGGACTACATCCCGGCCGAGGGCGACGTCGGCGAGAGCGATGGCGAAGGGGGCGGCGCGGGCTCGTCGTCGGGCGCTGGCCCCGGATCCGGGCCCCTGCTGCCCTGGCCGACCGTCTCCTCCTCGGAGCCCGCGCCGTCGGCCGACGAAGCGCAGGCCGCGAAGGTGGAGGGCCGCGCCGAGGACTGGCAGCTCGGCGACACGACGGTCGAAGTCGAGGCCAGCTACGTCGAGCTCGACGCGATGGCCGCGGTCGAGGTCGAGCGTTTCCGCGCCGAGTACGAGCGCGAGCACCAGGTGCCCGAGGTGACCGCGGCGGTCGCCATCGCGGCGGCCTGCCGGCGCGCGAACGCGAACGAGCACGACCGCACCGAGATCGGACAATTCATTCCCCGCGTCCTGCGGGCGGCACTCGGAGCGGGCGCGTGGGCCGACGCGCGCGGTTCGCTGCGCGAGTTGCGCGACGAGACGCTCGCGAACTGGTCCGAGGAAACACTGCTCCAGGAGCTCATGCAGCCCGTCTCGATCCAGCGCACGGTCGAGAAGCTCGACGCGCAGGGCGATGCGGCGCTGGCCGAGTTCGTCGCCCTCGCGCAGGAACTGGGGGACGCCGGCGTGGACTGGCTGACGCTCGTGCTGTCGGAGAGCCAGGAGCGGGCGACGCGCCTCGCGCTCGCGCAATCGCTGGCCTCACGCTGCCGCGAGAACCCCGAGCGCCTCGCCCCGTGGCTGACCGACGGACGCTGGTACGTGGTCCGCAACATCGTCCACATCCTCGGCTGGATCGGCGGCCGGGACGTGGTGAACCTGCTGGGCACGGCGCTGCGCCACCCGGACGCGCGCGTGCGCGAGCAGGCGATAGGCGCGCTCACGAACCTCGAACTCGCGCTGGCGCGCCCGCTGCTCGTCAAGGCGCTCGAGCGCGCCCCGACGACCCTGTTCTGCCAGATCCTCCACCAGCTCTCGGGCGAACGGGACCCGGCCACCGCGCGCTTCGTGTTCGCGTTCCTGCAGCAGGAGAAGTTCGCGACCCGGCCCGCCGAGGAACGCCGCGCGATCTACGCCGCGCTCGCCTCGGTGGGCGGCGACGAGGTGGCGAGCGACCTCGAAGCCGAACTGCAGCGCGCCAATTGGTTCGACAAGCAGATCGAGATCCACCGCCACAACGTGGCGCGCTGCCTGGCGCGCATCGGCACGCCGCGGGCGCTCGCGGCGCTCGAACGCGGCGCGCAGTCGAAGCAGGCGACCGTGCGCCAGGCCGCGCAGTCCGCGCTGGCGTGGCTGAGGGGTGCGGCATGA
- a CDS encoding HD domain-containing protein, with product MSEPEGVPAPVDETAQLAEQGAALLVRLSALMRTARTYDVSNQAFQRQMREFMGVIRGLLEDAEEATLVVVADYFYLNGVRVKARAEILGAYHGLLADFERRQVGGLRFLNALEEAEVERFFQIFLAAEDPALAERLPETVQEAAVTNIAIVPASDLEAEDLGRELASEPKHTTERRRAKKVFWRAMMGAKRIVLRAQQTGRPDLRHAKRVVQPIVDSIMKQDYSLVGLSALKDHDEYTYAHCVNVSVMSIGMGQTLRLPRQALADLGVAGLLHDLGKMTIPGEVLRKPGKLDAEEWTLMRRHPIEGAIMVSRMPGLSGVMLDTMRACLEHHMNYNRTGYPEIDLDWGQATVSRIVAMADCFDAITAHRAYDTRPRTPFEGLQLLLGPIRVNFDPAVLWSLVRTVGLYPAGTVLQTANNHVVMVMSPNPKDVTRPNCRVLARPDGTAPPDDAPELWEPMPESEHANRVLKPEEHRHDTKELLAA from the coding sequence ATGAGCGAGCCCGAAGGCGTCCCGGCCCCGGTTGACGAAACGGCGCAGCTCGCCGAGCAGGGCGCGGCCCTGCTCGTGCGGCTTTCGGCGCTGATGCGCACGGCACGGACCTACGACGTGTCGAACCAGGCGTTCCAGCGCCAGATGCGCGAGTTCATGGGCGTCATCCGCGGCCTGCTCGAGGACGCCGAGGAGGCGACGCTCGTGGTCGTCGCGGACTACTTCTACCTGAACGGCGTGCGCGTCAAGGCGCGCGCCGAGATCCTCGGCGCCTACCACGGCCTGCTCGCCGACTTCGAGCGGCGGCAGGTGGGCGGGCTGCGGTTCCTGAACGCGCTCGAGGAAGCCGAAGTCGAGCGCTTCTTCCAGATCTTCCTCGCCGCCGAGGACCCGGCGCTCGCCGAGCGCCTGCCCGAGACCGTGCAGGAGGCCGCGGTCACGAACATCGCGATCGTGCCGGCCTCGGACCTCGAAGCCGAGGACCTCGGCCGCGAGCTGGCGAGCGAACCGAAGCACACGACCGAACGCCGCCGCGCGAAGAAGGTCTTCTGGCGCGCGATGATGGGCGCGAAGCGGATCGTCCTGAGGGCGCAGCAGACCGGCCGGCCCGACCTTCGCCACGCCAAGCGTGTCGTGCAGCCGATCGTGGACAGCATCATGAAACAGGACTACTCGCTCGTCGGCCTTAGCGCGCTCAAGGACCACGACGAATACACGTACGCGCACTGCGTCAACGTCTCGGTGATGTCCATCGGCATGGGCCAGACGCTGCGGCTGCCGCGGCAGGCGCTCGCCGATCTCGGCGTCGCCGGGCTGCTGCACGACCTGGGCAAGATGACCATTCCCGGAGAGGTGCTGCGAAAGCCCGGAAAGCTCGACGCCGAGGAGTGGACGCTCATGCGACGCCATCCGATCGAAGGCGCGATCATGGTGTCGCGCATGCCCGGGCTGTCGGGGGTGATGCTCGACACGATGCGCGCCTGCCTCGAGCACCACATGAACTACAACCGCACCGGTTACCCCGAGATCGACCTCGACTGGGGGCAGGCGACGGTCTCGCGCATCGTCGCCATGGCGGACTGCTTCGACGCCATCACCGCGCACCGCGCCTACGACACCCGCCCGCGCACCCCGTTCGAGGGACTGCAGCTGTTGCTCGGCCCGATTCGCGTGAACTTCGACCCGGCGGTGCTGTGGTCGCTGGTGCGCACGGTCGGCCTCTACCCGGCGGGAACGGTGCTGCAGACGGCGAACAACCACGTGGTGATGGTGATGAGCCCGAACCCGAAGGACGTCACGCGCCCCAACTGCCGGGTGCTCGCGCGCCCCGACGGCACGGCGCCGCCCGACGACGCCCCGGAACTGTGGGAACCCATGCCGGAGTCCGAGCACGCGAACCGCGTCCTCAAGCCCGAGGAGCACCGGCACGACACGAAGGAACTGCTCGCGGCCTGA
- a CDS encoding SPFH domain-containing protein: MIREKLTQFSSGMAMLVFLPLVLIGCAGGIVWAARMDSPPLAIAFMLALIVDMILFAGFFVVDPNLGIVVTLFGQYVGTERRPGLWWANPFTAKRKVSLRVRNFESSKLKVNDHEGNPIEIAAVVVWRVVDTAEAVFQVDNYDDFVHVQSEAALRNLATTHAYDSHVEGAMSLRGNTAEVAEELKKEIQARLEKAGVEVIEARISHLAYAAEIANAMLRRQQASAVIAARSKIVEGAVSMVQMALDELSKRGVVQLDEERKAAMVSNLLVVLCSEHETQPIVNTGTLYQ, translated from the coding sequence ATGATTCGCGAGAAGCTCACGCAGTTCAGTTCCGGAATGGCGATGCTGGTGTTTCTGCCGCTGGTGCTCATCGGCTGCGCCGGCGGCATCGTCTGGGCCGCCCGCATGGACTCGCCGCCGCTGGCGATCGCGTTCATGCTCGCGCTCATCGTGGACATGATCCTGTTCGCAGGGTTCTTCGTCGTGGACCCCAACCTGGGCATCGTCGTCACGCTCTTCGGCCAGTACGTCGGCACCGAACGCCGCCCGGGCCTGTGGTGGGCCAACCCGTTCACCGCCAAGCGCAAGGTGTCGCTGCGCGTGCGCAACTTCGAGAGCTCGAAGCTCAAGGTGAACGACCACGAGGGCAATCCCATCGAGATCGCCGCGGTCGTGGTGTGGCGGGTCGTGGACACCGCCGAGGCGGTGTTCCAGGTGGACAACTACGACGACTTCGTGCACGTGCAGAGCGAAGCGGCGCTGCGCAACCTGGCCACGACGCACGCCTACGACTCGCACGTCGAGGGCGCGATGTCGCTGCGCGGCAACACGGCCGAAGTCGCCGAGGAGCTCAAGAAGGAAATCCAGGCCCGGCTCGAGAAGGCGGGCGTCGAGGTGATCGAGGCGCGGATCAGCCACCTCGCCTACGCGGCCGAGATCGCCAACGCGATGCTCCGGCGCCAGCAGGCGAGCGCGGTCATCGCCGCCCGCTCGAAGATCGTCGAGGGCGCGGTCAGCATGGTGCAGATGGCGCTCGACGAGCTGTCCAAGCGCGGCGTCGTGCAGCTCGACGAGGAACGCAAGGCCGCCATGGTCAGCAACCTGCTGGTGGTGCTGTGCAGCGAGCACGAGACGCAACCGATCGTGAACACCGGCACGCTCTACCAGTGA
- a CDS encoding response regulator transcription factor, producing the protein MSSRAPIRVLLADDHPLVRAGVRKVLEQQPAVSIVGEAGDGDEALRLLAELEPDLLVLDLNMPNRDGFAVLREARDAAPGVRILVLTMHSSVEYVSRAVREGADGYLLKDTAVRDLAAAIESVTAGRPYYSEPAQRALADSVRRPADAAPPLERLTAREREVLAGVARGRTTKEIAAEFNISTRTVETHRAAIMRKLEIRSVALLTQFAIRAGLIEPPPS; encoded by the coding sequence ATGAGCTCGCGCGCGCCGATCCGGGTGCTGCTGGCGGACGATCACCCGCTGGTGCGCGCCGGCGTGCGCAAGGTGCTCGAGCAGCAGCCCGCGGTGAGCATCGTCGGCGAGGCCGGGGACGGCGACGAGGCGCTCCGGCTGCTCGCCGAGCTCGAGCCCGACCTGCTCGTGCTCGACCTGAACATGCCCAACCGCGACGGTTTCGCGGTGCTGCGCGAGGCCCGCGACGCCGCACCGGGGGTGCGCATCCTGGTGCTGACGATGCACTCGTCGGTCGAGTACGTTTCGCGCGCGGTGCGTGAGGGCGCCGACGGCTACCTGCTCAAGGACACCGCGGTGCGCGACCTCGCGGCGGCGATCGAGTCGGTGACCGCGGGCCGGCCCTACTACAGCGAGCCTGCGCAGCGCGCGCTCGCCGACTCGGTGCGGCGCCCGGCGGACGCGGCGCCGCCGCTCGAGCGGCTGACCGCACGCGAACGAGAGGTGCTCGCCGGCGTCGCGCGCGGCCGGACGACCAAGGAAATCGCGGCGGAGTTCAACATCAGTACGCGCACCGTCGAGACGCACCGCGCCGCGATCATGCGCAAGCTCGAGATCCGCTCGGTCGCCCTGCTCACGCAGTTCGCGATCCGAGCGGGCCTGATCGAGCCGCCGCCCTCCTGA
- a CDS encoding TonB-dependent receptor, whose translation MSHSPIQLRTATFVVLLAAVLGPARPAPAAEEPVPVPVPPSAAPDSLPKPRGMQDTVTVLKPVLVSGTRSSIPERSSATTVRLDRGRVNRYLPATTADVLVAAPGVDVVSTGPWASHVSMRGLSGERVLVMVDGVRLQSGRGHGAQTSLVPVDKLEGVEIQPGASSAQYGSDALGGMVELNTHRPLLGAERRTSLSLNARGAVPGDGFDESARVRCVGPILGGEVFAGLGRLRALSTPRGEVPNSGYHDQDVSVRTQAQLGQGVFDYEHSTHMSRDIGLPAFTSSAGASAEFPLQSRDADRFEFSLHESGLRPELRLLAVQQRFRTHYDETAVDSQFVRGRFVAQRTNVARDKLTTWSRSLQPAVRYGALRLFGEWRRENTSGPRSTNLVVRNAAGTVTSDTETPSESVPPARREALAGGAAAAATWRGLRLEGSVRHDWLRSRADSTIYSFTPVLDVTDRRTSGDVGLSRAFGAWTPYARLATGFRAPNLEERYFNSSVHGGLRVFGNPDLRAENSGTAEIGLRSGETLAGHLRAFRVSVYRSDVDDMITLKYIGQLYLVPRFQFTNIHRARLEGIETEADLRLGRVQAQLGAGFPRGRDRETGEPLNDVGAARATLDLRTAAPRFIPMGLLSLRVRWTNATRGTEDVLARPAFWTASAEASGGWSNLRLTLAVRNLTNTRYQEPLSFLDEPGRTFTLAARWDGEISGLSTHRRSR comes from the coding sequence ATGAGTCACTCCCCGATTCAGCTGCGCACCGCCACGTTCGTGGTCCTGCTGGCCGCGGTCCTCGGTCCCGCGCGGCCCGCGCCCGCGGCCGAAGAGCCTGTGCCCGTGCCGGTTCCGCCGAGCGCTGCGCCCGACAGCCTGCCGAAGCCGCGCGGCATGCAGGACACGGTCACGGTCCTCAAGCCCGTCCTCGTCAGCGGAACGCGCTCCTCGATTCCCGAGCGCAGCAGCGCGACCACCGTCCGCCTCGATCGCGGCCGCGTGAACCGCTACCTGCCCGCGACCACCGCCGACGTGCTGGTCGCCGCGCCGGGAGTGGACGTCGTCAGCACGGGCCCGTGGGCATCGCACGTCTCGATGCGCGGACTCTCGGGCGAGCGCGTGCTCGTCATGGTGGACGGCGTGCGGCTGCAGTCGGGGCGCGGCCACGGCGCGCAGACGTCGCTCGTGCCCGTGGACAAGCTCGAGGGCGTCGAGATCCAGCCGGGCGCGAGCAGCGCGCAGTACGGCTCCGACGCGCTCGGCGGCATGGTCGAGCTGAACACGCACCGGCCGCTGCTCGGAGCGGAGCGGCGGACGAGCCTGTCGCTCAACGCCCGCGGCGCCGTGCCCGGGGACGGCTTCGACGAAAGCGCGCGCGTCCGATGCGTCGGGCCCATCCTCGGGGGCGAGGTGTTCGCGGGGCTCGGCCGCCTGCGCGCCCTGTCCACGCCGAGGGGCGAGGTGCCCAACAGCGGCTACCACGACCAGGACGTCTCGGTGCGCACCCAGGCGCAGCTCGGGCAGGGCGTGTTCGACTACGAGCATTCGACGCACATGAGCCGCGACATCGGCCTGCCGGCGTTCACGTCGTCGGCGGGCGCGAGCGCCGAGTTCCCGCTGCAGTCGCGCGACGCCGACCGGTTCGAGTTCTCGCTGCACGAGTCCGGGCTGCGTCCGGAGCTGCGCCTGCTGGCCGTGCAGCAGCGCTTTCGCACGCACTACGACGAGACGGCTGTGGACAGCCAGTTCGTGCGCGGCCGCTTCGTGGCGCAGCGGACCAACGTGGCGCGCGACAAGCTCACGACCTGGTCGCGAAGCCTGCAGCCGGCCGTGCGCTACGGCGCGCTGCGACTCTTCGGCGAATGGCGCAGGGAGAACACCAGCGGCCCGCGCTCGACGAACCTGGTGGTGCGCAACGCCGCGGGCACCGTCACCTCCGACACCGAGACTCCCTCCGAGAGCGTTCCGCCGGCCCGCCGCGAGGCGCTCGCCGGGGGTGCGGCGGCCGCGGCGACCTGGCGCGGGTTGCGGCTCGAGGGCAGCGTCCGCCACGACTGGCTGCGCTCGCGGGCCGACTCGACGATCTACAGCTTCACGCCGGTCCTCGACGTGACCGACCGGCGGACGAGCGGCGATGTCGGGCTGTCGCGCGCGTTCGGCGCCTGGACGCCGTACGCGCGGCTCGCGACCGGATTCCGCGCCCCGAACCTCGAGGAGCGCTACTTCAACAGCAGCGTGCACGGCGGCCTGCGCGTGTTCGGCAACCCCGACCTGCGCGCCGAGAACTCGGGCACCGCCGAGATCGGCCTGCGCTCCGGCGAAACGCTGGCGGGGCATCTGCGCGCGTTCCGAGTCTCGGTCTACCGCTCGGACGTGGACGACATGATCACGCTCAAGTACATCGGGCAGCTCTACCTCGTGCCGCGCTTCCAGTTCACGAACATCCATCGGGCGCGCCTCGAGGGAATCGAGACCGAGGCCGACCTGCGCCTGGGACGTGTTCAGGCGCAACTGGGCGCCGGCTTCCCGCGCGGACGCGATCGGGAAACGGGCGAGCCGCTCAACGACGTCGGCGCCGCGCGCGCGACGCTCGACCTGCGCACCGCGGCGCCGCGCTTCATCCCGATGGGGCTGCTGTCGCTGCGGGTGCGCTGGACGAACGCCACGCGCGGCACCGAGGACGTGCTGGCGCGGCCGGCCTTCTGGACGGCCTCCGCCGAAGCGAGCGGGGGCTGGTCGAACCTGCGCCTGACGCTCGCCGTCCGAAATCTCACCAACACGCGCTACCAGGAGCCCCTGAGCTTCCTCGACGAGCCCGGCCGCACGTTCACGCTGGCCGCTCGCTGGGACGGCGAGATCAGCGGACTTTCGACGCACCGGAGATCCCGATGA